In Festucalex cinctus isolate MCC-2025b chromosome 21, RoL_Fcin_1.0, whole genome shotgun sequence, one genomic interval encodes:
- the LOC144010200 gene encoding solute carrier family 23 member 1-like isoform X2, with amino-acid sequence MDEEEVQPRGETLKPFIRESDVKVARNNSVTVYSVTETPPWYLSVFLAFQHYLTAFGSNIAIPLILADGLCLQHDSLTQSHLINTIFFVSGLCTILQITFGIRLPILQGGTFALLTPALAMLSVPEFQCPSWTQNASLVNTSSPVFIEMWQTRLRTILVGFSGLVGFLMRFVGPLTIAPTISLIGLSMFDAAGVRAGSHWGVSAMTAALIISFSQYLRLIGLPIPMYSKARKLHTKKFYIFQTMPILLGISVSWLVCHLLTIYDVLPSDPGRYGHQARTDVKSDVVSQASWFVVPYPGQWGTPEVSLAGIIGMMAGIVCSMAESVGDYYACAKLSGAPPPPKHAINRGIGMEGIGSMLAGAFGTGNGTTSFSENVAALGITKVGSRVVILLSGVVMILMGVLGKIGAIFSTIPDPVIGGMFLIMFGVIASTGISNLQSTDMNSSRNIFVFGFSLFSGLVIPNWMAKNPNMLATGQREVDAVLQILFTTHMFVGGFLGFVLDNTIPGTERERGLITQDESHLEASGILETEDIYNLPFGITMWLSSSPWVRYIPFCPWRGQAVRRKSGKGTL; translated from the exons ATGGATGAGGAAGAAGTGCAGCCTAGGGGAGAGACCCTTAAACCTTTTATTCGTGAAAGCGATGTCAAAGTGGCCCGTAACAACAGTGTGACAGTGTACAGTGTGACAGAGACCCCGCCTTGGTACCTGTCAGTCTTCCTGGCCTTTCAG CATTACCTGACGGCGTTTGGCAGCAACATCGCCATCCCGCTTATCTTAGCGGATGGACTGTGTTTGCAGCACGACAGCTTGACCCAGAGTCACCTCATCAACACTATCTTCTTCGTCTCGGGGCTGTGCACTATTTTGCAGATCACCTTCGGAATCAG GCTGCCCATCCTGCAGGGGGGCACGTTCGCCTTACTTACCCCAGCATTGGCAATGTTATCCGTACCCGAATTCCAGTGTCCATCTTGGACCCAAAACGCCAGCCTGGTGAACACATCCTCGCCCGTCTTCATCGAAATGTGGCAGACCCGACTGAGAACA ATCCTGGTGGGATTCTCCGGCCTGGTCGGCTTCCTCATGCGCTTTGTCGGCCCTCTCACCATTGCGCCGACTATCTCTCTCATCGGCCTGTCCATGTTCGATGCAGCCGGAGTCAGGGCCGGTAGCCACTGGGGAGTCTCTGCCAT GACTGCAGCCTTGATCATCTCGTTCTCCCAGTACTTGCGACTCATCGGGCTGCCCATTCCCATGTACAGCAAGGCCAGGAAACTGCACACCAAAAAGTTCTACATCTTCCAGACAATGCCC ATTCTTCTGGGCATCTCAGTCTCCTGGTTGGTGTGCCACCTGCTCACCATCTACGACGTGCTGCCGTCTGATCCAGGACGATACGGACACCAGGCCCGAACGGATGTGAAGAGTGACGTGGTCAGTCAGGCTTCGTGGTTTGTGGTGCCTTATCCGG GCCAGTGGGGCACCCCGGAGGTGAGCCTGGCAGGCATTATCGGCATGATGGCGGGAATCGTGTGCTCCATGGCCGAATCGGTGGGCGACTACTACGCGTGCGCTAAGCTGTCAGGTGCGCCACCTCCGCCCAAGCACGCCATCAACCGGGGGATCGGCATGGAAGGGATTGGCAGCATGTTGGCGGGTGCCTTCGGCACCGGTAACGGCACCACTTCGTTCAGCGAGAACGTGGCCGCCTTGGGCATCACCAAG GTTGGAAGTCGAGTGGTAATTCTTCTCAGCGGAGTTGTCATGATACTGATGGGGGTCCTGGGTAAAATCGGAGCCATCTTCTCCACCATCCCCGACCCCGTGATCGGAGGAATGTTCCTGATCATGTTCGGGGTCATCGCCTCGACGGGGATCTCGAACCTGCAG tcaaCAGATATGAATTCCTCCAGAAACATCTTTGTTTTTGGTTTCTCCTTGTTTTCTGGACTGGTCATTCCCAATTGGATGGCCAAGAACCCAAATATGTTGGCCACAG GTCAACGTGAGGTGGACGCAGTGTTGCAGATCCTTTTTACAACTCACATGTTTGTCGGAGGCTTCCTGGGGTTCGTCTTGGACAACACCATCCCTG GTACCGAACGCGAGCGCGGCCTGATCACCCAGGACGAATCACACCTGGAGGCCTCTGGTATCTTGGAAACTGAGGACATTTACAACCTCCCCTTCGGTATCACAATGTGGCTGTCGTCCTCGCCTTGGGTTCGTTACATCCCGTTCTGCCCGTGGAGAGGGCAAGCTGTTCGGCGCAAGTCAGGCAAAGGCACGCTGTAG
- the chgb gene encoding secretogranin-1, translated as MTPTPLFLLLGFACLIGNQALPMGKGGKREDVVTRCLVEVLSKALSQPDAQLDQECKEILRAGIKHAPPDKKSNEETSDDRATGHVQEPEAKDVQDIQELLRSVEPNQETPKGENNQESWSLEKRHQENDGQEEEVEREKRSSWRPGRFHQKKPKRDKLGGESKEEEERSQETWDLGRRSDDDQEEHDKRLWNPSHQDYHKKKFHKRGDEEEDYERSQESWGLDDERDKREWRAGRYHQRRHKRDEELSEDSREEPDEERSQESWDFGTGRDKKDWRPGRYHQRRHKRDEELSEEPREEPDDERSQESWGLDDERDKREWRAGRHHQRRHKRDEELSEDPDEERSQESWDFDTDRYKRDWRPGRYHQRRHKRDEEVSEEPDEERSQESWDFDTRIDKKDWRPGRYHQRRHKRDEELSEEPREEPDDERSQESWDLDGDRHKRDWRPGRYHQRRHKRDEEMSEDPDEERSQESWDIDTERYKRDWRPGRYHQRRHKRDEELSEDPDEERSQEYWDFDIDRYKRDWRPGRYHQRRHKRDEELSEDPDDERSQESWDFDSDRYKRDWRSGRYHQRRHRRDEELSEDPDEERSQESWDFDSNQYKRDWRPGRYHQRRHKRNEELPVEADEERSQESWDFDREKKAWRPWRYYQKKPKRDEELSEEKREESDGERSQEYWSFDKRHDEDDDKDFEKYIWKPSHRYHHKKKYHKRGGEEFSEDEDLSDDSDNPEDRDKTLRYLAEKRNPWIYRGYYHPAWFKRNPEEHSAPNKMDEAAKLLSQKINELANQEASEGAMEPRALTPHEEKSLENLAAMDEEMKKIAAKLHEKE; from the exons ATGACTCCTACTCCTCTTTTTCTGCTACTTGGGTTCGCTTGTCTTATAG GGAATCAAGCACTTCCAATGGGGAAAGGTGGCAAAAGAGAAGATGTG GTGACAAGATGTTTGGTGGAGGTTCTGTCCAAAGCGCTCTCCCAACCGGACGCCCAACTAGACCAAGAGTGCAAGGAGATTCTCAGAGCAG GAATTAAACATGCTCCACCAGACAAGAAGAGCAATGAGGAGACCAGTGATGATCGGGCCACAGGTCACGTACAAGAGCCTGAAGCCAAGGATGTGCAAGACATCCAAGAACTCCTGCGATCTGTGGAGCCCAATCAGGAGACCCCAAAGGGTGAAAACAATCAGGAATCCTGGAGTTTAGAAAAAAGACACCAAGAAAACGATGGACAGGAAGAGGAGGTGGAGCGGGAGAAGAGAAGCAGCTGGAGGCCAGGAAGGTTCCACCAGAAGAAGCCCAAACGTGACAAGTTGGGAGGAGAGtccaaagaggaggaagagcgcAGTCAGGAGACCTGGGATTTGGGCCGAAGGAGCGACGACGACCAAGAGGAGCACGACAAGCGCCTTTGGAACCCCTCACATCAAGATTACCACAAAAAGAAGTTCCACAAGCGtggagatgaggaggaggactacGAACGCAGCCAGGAGTCGTGGGGGCTTGATGATGAGAGGGACAAGAGGGAATGGAGGGCTGGGAGATACCACCAGAGGAGACACAAGAGGGACGAAGAACTATCTGAGGATTCCAGAGAGGAACCAGATGAAGAACGAAGTCAGGAATCCTGGGATTTTGGCACTGGGAGGGATAAAAAGGACTGGAGGCCTGGGAGATATCACCAAAGGAGACACAAACGTGATGAGGAACTGTCAGAGGAACCTAGAGAGGAACCAGATGATGAACGCAGCCAGGAGTCGTGGGGGCTTGATGACGAGAGGGACAAGAGGGAGTGGAGGGCCGGGAGACACCACCAGAGGAGACACAAGAGAGACGAAGAACTGTCAGAGGATCCGGATGAGGAACGTAGCCAGGAATCGTGGGATTTTGACACAGACAGATACAAGAGAGACTGGAGACCTGGGAGATACCACCAGAGGAGACACAAGCGGGACGAAGAAGTCTCAGAGGAACCAGATGAGGAACGCAGTCAAGAGTCCTGGGATTTTGACACTAGGATTGATAAGAAAGACTGGAGACCTGGGAGATATCACCAAAGAAGACACAAGCGTGATGAGGAACTGTCAGAGGAACCCAGAGAGGAACCAGATGATGAACGCAGCCAGGAGTCTTGGGATTTGGACGGTGACAGACACAAGCGAGATTGGAGGCCTGGGAGATACCACCAGAGGAGACACAAGCGAGACGAGGAAATGTCAGAGGATCCGGATGAGGAACGTAGCCAGGAATCTTGGGATATTGACACCGAAAGATACAAGAGGGACTGGAGACCTGGAAGATACCACCAAAGGAGACACAAACGTGATGAGGAACTGTCAGAGGATCCAGATGAGGAACGTAGTCAGGAATACTGGGATTTTGACATCGACAGATACAAGAGGGACTGGAGACCGGGAAGATACCACCAGAGGAGACACAAGCGAGACGAAGAACTTTCTGAAGATCCGGATGATGAACGCAGCCAGGAATCTTGGGATTTTGACAGCGACAGATACAAGAGAGACTGGAGATCGGGACGATACCACCAGAGGAGACACAGGCGAGACGAAGAACTGTCAGAGGATCCGGATGAGGAACGTAGCCAGGAATCATGGGATTTTGACAGTAACCAATACAAGAGGGACTGGAGACCGGGAAGATACCACCAGAGGAGACACAAACGTAATGAGGAACTGCCAGTGGAAGCCGATGAGGAACGTAGCCAGGAATCCTGGGACTTCGACAGAGAGAAGAAGGCCTGGAGGCCTTGGAGATACTACCAGAAGAAGCCCAAGCGTGACGAAGAACTCTCAGAGGAGAAGAGGGAGGAATCAGATGGAGAGCGCAGTCAGGAGTACTGGAGCTTCGACAAGAGACACGACGAAGATGATGATAAAGACTTCGAAAAGTACATTTGGAAGCCATCGCATCGGTACCACCACAAGAAGAAATACCACAAGCGTGGAGGGGAGGAGTTCTCTGAAGATGAAGACCTGAGTGACGATTCCGACAATCCGGAAGACAGAGACAAAACCTTGAG GTATCTGGCTGAGAAACGAAACCCGTGGATCTACAGGGGCTACTACCATCCTGCCTGGTTCAAAAGGAACCCAGAAGAACATTCTGCCCCAAACAAG ATGGATGAGGCGGCCAAGTTGCTGAGTCAGAAAATAAACGAGCTCGCCAACCAGGAAGCGTCAGAAGGAGCCATGGAACCGAGGGCACTCACGCCGCACGAG GAGAAATCACTGGAAAACCTGGCAGCAATGGACGAGGAGATGAAGAAAATCGCTGCCAAGTTGCATGAGAAAGAATGA
- the LOC144010200 gene encoding solute carrier family 23 member 1-like isoform X1: MDEEEVQPRGETLKPFIRESDVKVARNNSVTVYSVTETPPWYLSVFLAFQHYLTAFGSNIAIPLILADGLCLQHDSLTQSHLINTIFFVSGLCTILQITFGIRLPILQGGTFALLTPALAMLSVPEFQCPSWTQNASLVNTSSPVFIEMWQTRLRTLQGSIMVASLLQILVGFSGLVGFLMRFVGPLTIAPTISLIGLSMFDAAGVRAGSHWGVSAMTAALIISFSQYLRLIGLPIPMYSKARKLHTKKFYIFQTMPILLGISVSWLVCHLLTIYDVLPSDPGRYGHQARTDVKSDVVSQASWFVVPYPGQWGTPEVSLAGIIGMMAGIVCSMAESVGDYYACAKLSGAPPPPKHAINRGIGMEGIGSMLAGAFGTGNGTTSFSENVAALGITKVGSRVVILLSGVVMILMGVLGKIGAIFSTIPDPVIGGMFLIMFGVIASTGISNLQSTDMNSSRNIFVFGFSLFSGLVIPNWMAKNPNMLATGQREVDAVLQILFTTHMFVGGFLGFVLDNTIPGTERERGLITQDESHLEASGILETEDIYNLPFGITMWLSSSPWVRYIPFCPWRGQAVRRKSGKGTL, from the exons ATGGATGAGGAAGAAGTGCAGCCTAGGGGAGAGACCCTTAAACCTTTTATTCGTGAAAGCGATGTCAAAGTGGCCCGTAACAACAGTGTGACAGTGTACAGTGTGACAGAGACCCCGCCTTGGTACCTGTCAGTCTTCCTGGCCTTTCAG CATTACCTGACGGCGTTTGGCAGCAACATCGCCATCCCGCTTATCTTAGCGGATGGACTGTGTTTGCAGCACGACAGCTTGACCCAGAGTCACCTCATCAACACTATCTTCTTCGTCTCGGGGCTGTGCACTATTTTGCAGATCACCTTCGGAATCAG GCTGCCCATCCTGCAGGGGGGCACGTTCGCCTTACTTACCCCAGCATTGGCAATGTTATCCGTACCCGAATTCCAGTGTCCATCTTGGACCCAAAACGCCAGCCTGGTGAACACATCCTCGCCCGTCTTCATCGAAATGTGGCAGACCCGACTGAGAACA CTCCAGGGCTCCATCATGGTGGCCTCCCTCCTGCAGATCCTGGTGGGATTCTCCGGCCTGGTCGGCTTCCTCATGCGCTTTGTCGGCCCTCTCACCATTGCGCCGACTATCTCTCTCATCGGCCTGTCCATGTTCGATGCAGCCGGAGTCAGGGCCGGTAGCCACTGGGGAGTCTCTGCCAT GACTGCAGCCTTGATCATCTCGTTCTCCCAGTACTTGCGACTCATCGGGCTGCCCATTCCCATGTACAGCAAGGCCAGGAAACTGCACACCAAAAAGTTCTACATCTTCCAGACAATGCCC ATTCTTCTGGGCATCTCAGTCTCCTGGTTGGTGTGCCACCTGCTCACCATCTACGACGTGCTGCCGTCTGATCCAGGACGATACGGACACCAGGCCCGAACGGATGTGAAGAGTGACGTGGTCAGTCAGGCTTCGTGGTTTGTGGTGCCTTATCCGG GCCAGTGGGGCACCCCGGAGGTGAGCCTGGCAGGCATTATCGGCATGATGGCGGGAATCGTGTGCTCCATGGCCGAATCGGTGGGCGACTACTACGCGTGCGCTAAGCTGTCAGGTGCGCCACCTCCGCCCAAGCACGCCATCAACCGGGGGATCGGCATGGAAGGGATTGGCAGCATGTTGGCGGGTGCCTTCGGCACCGGTAACGGCACCACTTCGTTCAGCGAGAACGTGGCCGCCTTGGGCATCACCAAG GTTGGAAGTCGAGTGGTAATTCTTCTCAGCGGAGTTGTCATGATACTGATGGGGGTCCTGGGTAAAATCGGAGCCATCTTCTCCACCATCCCCGACCCCGTGATCGGAGGAATGTTCCTGATCATGTTCGGGGTCATCGCCTCGACGGGGATCTCGAACCTGCAG tcaaCAGATATGAATTCCTCCAGAAACATCTTTGTTTTTGGTTTCTCCTTGTTTTCTGGACTGGTCATTCCCAATTGGATGGCCAAGAACCCAAATATGTTGGCCACAG GTCAACGTGAGGTGGACGCAGTGTTGCAGATCCTTTTTACAACTCACATGTTTGTCGGAGGCTTCCTGGGGTTCGTCTTGGACAACACCATCCCTG GTACCGAACGCGAGCGCGGCCTGATCACCCAGGACGAATCACACCTGGAGGCCTCTGGTATCTTGGAAACTGAGGACATTTACAACCTCCCCTTCGGTATCACAATGTGGCTGTCGTCCTCGCCTTGGGTTCGTTACATCCCGTTCTGCCCGTGGAGAGGGCAAGCTGTTCGGCGCAAGTCAGGCAAAGGCACGCTGTAG